In one Dermacentor albipictus isolate Rhodes 1998 colony chromosome 4, USDA_Dalb.pri_finalv2, whole genome shotgun sequence genomic region, the following are encoded:
- the LOC135899957 gene encoding acetylcholinesterase-1-like, which produces MKPPCSALVAPFVSLLAACGCWTYANEVSYDANSPVVRISDGLVAGRREIVSDATVHTFLGIPYAQPPVGDLRFEKPRPPNPWQGTYNATRSPSPCMQIDFPFLLDTKIDNSHASEDCLYMNVWRPAKACGSDGKCNASMPVLVFVHGGGFQWGDSSLFVHDLSNFVAHSDVIAVGFNYRVSIFGFLTAGTKEFPGNWGLWDQHLALQWVQKNIGVFGGNPNEVTLAGQSAGAISAALHSISPKGKGLFKRMLLQSGSTMSMIVGEPYKGSAKFIAVAAGAGCYDEKRSVEDQLKETVACLKKADGRAIYERLAKEKPQDQIFPPVNGDDYLPVDPLLANAADKIATEELFLGTVANEGTIFSYNVAKFVSSVGGAFSLTEDYRLMVTLGVSTLFNIPVSASKVIVNYYYGDYDMHHTLDQVLSIFGDIIGDGGFYCPVVFFAEKASKQGIKTYRYQYTHRSSFNPWPAWVGVFHGEDLFFTTGALPFLTQEKKHRPSLWHTLKEELNVTHYTKDETVFMKELISSISAYVRNGKPTIPESRAEWPLYTKDTEQYVQLQPHNYTIGTEKRQAFCDLWKPFLLKRSTKDTAGQHKEQTTRSGKSPSAKLPPPSTNDVESNYASNVPNNVCACSTAVVLAMLVLHLLH; this is translated from the exons ATGAAGCCGCCGTGTTCAGCACTTGTGGCGCCGTTCGTTTCATTGCTTGCCGCGTGCGGTTGTTGGACGTACGCGAACGAAGTTTCCTACGACGCCAACTCTCCTGTCGTCCGCATAAGCGATGGACTCGTCGCCGGCCGGCGTGAAATTGTCAGCGATGCTACAGTGCACACGTTTCTCGGAATACCTTACGCACAGCCTCCGGTGGGAGACCTTCGCTTCGAAAAGCCCCGGCCCCCAAATCCGTGGCAGGGAACGTACAACGCCACCAGAAGCCCGAGTCCATGCATGCAGATCGATTTTCCTTTCTTACTCGACACGAAAATAGACAACTCGCACGCTTCGGAGGACTGCCTCTACATGAACGTCTGGAGGCCCGCTAAGGCGTGCGGTTCGGACGGCAAGTGCAATGCCAGTATGCCGGTCCTTGTTTTCGTTCATGGAGGTGGCTTTCAGTGGGGTGACTCGTCGCTCTTCGTGCACGATCTGTCCAACTTCGTTGCTCATTCCGACGTGATTGCCGTCGGTTTCAATTACAGGGTGAGCATTTTTGGCTTCCTAACGGCGGGTACGAAAGAGTTTCCCGGAAACTGGGGTCTCTGGGATCAGCACTTGGCGCTCCAATGGGTGCAGAAGAACATAGGTGTTTTCGGAGGCAACCCAAATGAAGTGACATTAGCGGGTCAAAGTGCTGGCGCCATCTCCGCAGCTCTGCATTCAATTTCACCCAAGGGCAAAGGCCTTTTCAAAAGGATGCTTCTACAAAGCGGGTCAACCATGTCTATGATCGTTGGAGAACCATACAAAGGCTCGGCCAAATTCATAGCAGTGGCGGCGGGCGCGGGCTGCTACGATGAAAAAAGAAGCGTCGAAGACCAACTCAAGGAGACCGTAGCTTGTTTGAAGAAAGCCGATGGCCGCGCCATCTACGAGAGGCTCGCCAAGGAAAAACCTCAAGACCAGATATTCCCACCTGTGAATGGTGATGACTACCTTCCGGTTGACCCTCTGCTCGCAAATGCAGCTGATAAAATAGCTACGGAGGAACTTTTCTTGGGTACGGTCGCCAACGAAGGCACGATCTTTTCTTACAATGTCGCCAAATTTGTAAGTAGCGTCGGTGGCGCGTTTTCGTTGACAGAGGACTACAGGCTCATGGTGACATTAGGCGTGAGTACACTATTTAACATTCCAGTCTCGGCATCGAAGGTGATTGTCAATTATTACTATGGTGATTACGACATGCATCACACACTGGATCAAGTCCTATCGATTTTCGGTGACATCATCGGTGATGGTGGATTTTACTGCCCCGTGGTATTCTTTGCTGAAAAGGCATCGAAGCAAGGCATCAAGACGTATAGGTACCAGTACACGCACAGGTCCTCGTTTAACCCTTGGCCAGCTTGGGTTGGCGTCTTTCATGGTGAAGACCTGTTTTTCACCACGGGAGCGTTGCCTTTCCTCACCCAAGAAAAGAAGCACCGACCGTCGCTCTGGCACACACTAAAAGAAGAGCTGAACGTAACGCACTACACGAAAGACGAAACGGTGTTCATGAAAGAACTTATCTCGTCAATTTCTGCTTACGTGAGGAATGG AAAACCAACGATACCGGAGTCGCGCGCGGAATGGCCGCTGTACACTAAGGACACTGAGCAGTACGTCCAACTTCAGCCGCACAACTACACCATCGGTACTGAGAAGCGGCAGGCATTCTGTGACCTGTGGAAGCCATTCCTTCTAAAACG